Proteins encoded in a region of the Gopherus flavomarginatus isolate rGopFla2 chromosome 19, rGopFla2.mat.asm, whole genome shotgun sequence genome:
- the LOC127037355 gene encoding C-C motif chemokine 3-like has product MKVSVAALVFVLSMACCSQASIKEKSFSMSSGITSDCCFIYTSRQIPRSLVTDYFVTSSMCAQPAVVFITKKERKICTNPKDAWVQEYVNDLKYTVSGDRQW; this is encoded by the exons ATGAAGGTCTCTGTGGCTGCCCTTGTCTTTGTCCTCAGCATGGCCTGCTGCTCCCAGGCCTCCATCAAAGAAAAGAGTTTTTCAA tGAGCTCGGGTATCACGTCCGACTGCTGCTTCATCTACACGTCCCGGCAGATCCCCCGCAGCTTAGTGACTGACTATTTTGTCACCAGCAGCATGTGTGCCCAGCCAGCTGTAGT ATTTATCACAAAGAAAGAACGTAAAATTTGCACCAACCCCAAAGATGCCTGGGTTCAAGAGTATGTGAACGACCTGAAATACACGGTCTCTGGGGACAGACAGTGGTGA